The window TATCTCATTTCCGCGTAAAGCTGTTCTCGTCCATATGTTTCACGTGCCATCAGCGGATCACCGGGCGGAATTCATGATTCTCTATGGTGAGGCCTTGCCGGAGGACAGTACTGTTCCAGTTGGTAAGCAAGGGGTACTTCTGGACAAGGAGGCGCCGGATAAAGCGCGCATTTTCCTTGATCGCGCTCGCGAAGGGCTTAAGGTTCGTACGCGATAAGCCATTGATCCTCGTGTCTTCATGATCATCACCGCTGCTGAAAACGACGCTATCGGAAAGTGCGATCACTCACGATAAGTCGGCATAGCGTCAGTAATCTATCCGGACGCTCTCGATTGACGACTACAGTGCAATGCACTCATCTCGCTCCAGAGTGAATTGGCGATTTAGCATCGATCCAGCTCCGTCGCTTCCGCTATCGGCGTTTCTCGTTACTCACGCCTTTGTCCTTGCGACGAGATCTGCGATCCCATTTGGAAAAATCGCGATCGCCGCCTCGACTGGATTGCAGAACTCCCTTAGCAAGACTATCTTTCCGCTGGCGGACTCTAACCTGCCTCCGTAAAGCTGGTTGTAGGTTCGCCCTGTCGCCTGAATCGTTGTGGAAACCGAGTATTCGCCGAAGGCGCGCTCCGGAATGTCTGTTGCGAAAATCTTCACATCTCGGAACTTGAAATCTACCGTGCGATTCCTGAAGAAATCTCCGATATTGTTTCGGATCGTCTCGATACCGGCCACCCGTCCTCCGATGCCAACGGATGGGAAGTAGGGGAACTCGAAGGCTCCGTCGTCCGCAAAAAGATCGAATGCGTCGTCAAGGCGTCCATCAGAAACACGATGCGTGTACTCGAATAAAAGCTCTACAGCGTTCAAGGAAGACCTCTCTTAGTTCGGTGACTTATTGTTGAAGCGCATGGGCGCATGTCCATCGATGAACGTATAGAACAGCGTCATACGGCCCTCTCGTTCTTCAAGAACATCCGTTCCGGTGTAGTGAAAGGGCTCACCTGGGATGCCGCTGCCCCATCGACACAGTGCGACGTTCTGCATCTCCTGCATTTCGCCGACAACGTAGTAGCGATAACCGACGAACTTCTGTCGGATCTCCTCTGCGGCGCTATTGATTGCCTCGATGCCAACCAGCCTGCCGCCCGGATGAACCCACACGCAATCCTCCGCGTAGGCTTCTCGCATCAAGGTGCCTCTCTTTGAGAAGTCGGGTTCACTGAAGATGTCCTCCAGCGTGTGTCGAAGAAGCTCCTTTGCTGTCACTTGCCCTCCGTTCTTGAGTAAGAATATGAAGTGGGCCGAGAGTTGGCTTGTACAAACAGATCCTCATAGTACGAAAACGTCGAAGGCAAAGAGGTCCGCATTCGCAATGTACGAATTGGATAGGAATGACTCGTTTCGATTCCGCGCCCCAAGTGGGATTCGGTCTGTGCGCGGCAAGCTGCGTACCATCGCAGGGATTGAAGTTCGACACCTTAGGCACTACAACCACCCAGGTCGAGCTTGGCATGATCTCTCCAGCGGACGAGCGACGCTGGCGGTTGTACTCGAAGAAATTGGCGGAAGTTGTGAGGCTCGCATGAACTTGAGGCGCGCCGCGCCTTTCGAGCGACGACGGCCAAATCACATCACTTTCGTTCCTCCTAACCATAGGGTCTGGGGATACACGGACGGCATAAAGACGGTTCGTGAGCTTCGGCTCAGCTTTGACCTCGAATCCTTAGGAAACTTGCTGGGACAGGATTTTCCGATCAGCGGATTCGATGATCCTGAAGTCATGTTCCACGAGACGAGAGCCGTTGAATGCGCGCGTTTGCTAGCCGCCGAGTTGGAATCGGTCGACCACTCGGAAAGCCTCTACGAACAGGGTCTGATGCTAGCCCTGTTGAGCGCATGCTTTGAACGGAGAGGCAAGAAAGCCGCAACTGGATTGAATGCTTCACAGTTCCGAATCGTTGCAGACTATATGCAGGAGCACTCTGCTCGTAACATTTCGCTCGTTGAGGTGGCTCGTCTAGTCGAGCTTTCCCCGTCACACTTTGGGCGGATGTTTAAGCGATCAGCTGGCTTGGCGCCACACCGCTATTTGATGAACACGCGCATCAGTAAAGCCCAGGAGTTGATGCTCGAACCGAACGCAGATCTTGCGATTGTTGCGGCAGACACGGGTTTCGTCGACCAAAGTCATTTCACCCGAGTCTTCAAGAGGCTGACGGGCGTGACCCCGCAAAGATGGCTCGCGCATCGCGGCTGAAGGCAATTTGCCTTGAGAGGTAAACCTGCAAGTAGGCTTCTCGCCAGTATCTGTCACCGACGTGAGGGGTGTTTCTCGAGAGATATGCAAGCAGTTCACAGCAAGAAGGCGGCCTACTGCCTCGGCGGAGCAGGAGCGCCGCTTGACGGAGGAGCTATCCCGTTCATGCGCAGGTATTCCACCATCTGCCCGTATTCATCAGAGGCGTGCACCACGATGAATGCGGCCTGGGTCGCGCGCGTGAACGAACCACTCGTGCTTTCGAAGGCGTTGGCGGCTGTGATCGTTCCTATCACCTTGTGATCGAAAGCAAACGAGGCCTCCAGTGCAGCAACGATCTCGTCCTTGCTCGACAACCTGGGAAGCTTGGCTGGATCCACATCGGGTTTGAGTCCGCTCACGCGCGATCCCAAGATGTAATTCGCTTGCGCGACGTGAAGGACTAATGCACCGAAGGTGCGGACGCCCGCGTAATCTGTCTTCTGGTTCGGTGCAAAGATCGCCGGGCCTGGCGCAAATCCATACTTGTCGGCAGGGAAACTCTTCACCAGACTGATCATCTGGCTCTCAGTCATATCCATCAGTGCATTGAGCGCCTCTGCCGGAGAAACCAGCGTCCCCGGAGTGGGCTTTGACGCGCTCTGCTGCGCGTGCGCTACCGTTGTTGCCGTGGAGATGCATGCAAGAAATACCGCTACAATAATCTGCTTCGCTACTTTCATGGTTTCCTCTTCTGGTTAAGACAGGTTCGCGCCGGAGACGTTGACAACGGCCTGCCACGCGGCTTCCTGGCTGGCAACGTCGTGAAGGTGTGGCTGTTGCTGCACCTCGATAGGGCCCGAGAACTTCCCCGGAGCCGATGCGAAGAATTGGCCTGATTCGTCGGTTCCGAATTGCGACGCCTGAATGTAGCGTCCGGCCGCCACCTCCGGCGTCTGGTTCATGCCGGGTATCAGGTTCACGATCGGGATGAACACATACTTCAGCAGAGGGCTAGCGCTTCGCACCACCTTTGTGGCGGTTGCTCCACCCGGCGAGACGGCGTACACGGCCATGCCAGACGGCAGCCGGCGCGCCAGCGCTGCCGTCCACCAGGCGATGATAAGTTTCGCGTCGGCGTAGGTGTTGTTCGGCACGTACTTCACGTTTGGCCCGTTGTGGATGAGGGCTTCCACAGCGGCGGTTCGGTCGCCTTCGAAGTATCTGGTGGCGAACTCTGGAAGATCGGTGTACTTGAACATGGGTACGCCTCCACGGGCAGGTTCCGCGCCGGCGATCACAATTCGAGCGTTGGGACTTAGCAGGTCTGCATGGAGCAATCCAACGGTCAACTGATGATGCCCGATGAGCGGAGCCTGAGAGGCTTCGACGCCAGCGGCAGTGAGCACGCGCTGTTTGTAGGGGACCAACCCGGCATTGAGCAGCAGGAAATCGACCGGTTGACCTTGCTTGACCAGCGCGGCGACAGCAGACTGAACGTTGGCAGGGTCGTTTAGATTAAGCTCCAGCGACGTGAAGATCTTCCTCTTAGTTTCCGCCGCGAGCTGAGCTGCCGATTGCTGGATCTGCGCCAGGCTGCGCCCGGTGACGATGATCTCGCGATAGCCCTTGGCGGCGAGCAAGCGGGCCGCCGCGTAACCGAGCCCGGAAGTAGCCCCAGTGACGAGGGCGATCGAATGTTCCATTGCATTCACTCCTGTATCCACTGCCTTGCGGCGTTACATACGCGAGAGTACGATAATCATAGAAATGATGCAAGGAGTTTCGTACGCAATGGTAACTATTGTTGAGAAGCGTTCTCCGGGACGTCCCAAAGGCTTCATTCCCGACGAGGCACTCGACCGTGCTGTGGAGATGTTTTGGGAGCATGGATTTGAGGGAGTCGACGTGGATCGGATCGCACGTGCCGTGAATGTCACCAAGCCGGCACTGTACCGAGCCTTCGGAGACAAATCCACCCTACTGCTCAGGGCCGTCGAGCGCTACGCGCTGATCTATGGAGCCCCTAAAATGGCGGCGTTTCAAGCGGAGCCGGACATCCATAAGGCCGTGACCACGTTTTGCGAGGCTACCGTCAACACTGCGACGGGCGACGCTCGCAGTGGCTGCATGTTGGCTGCCGCTGCACTGGGACATTCGGAACGGGTAACAGAGATCCGTTCCTGGCTCGCGCATGGCTTCACAACAAACGCTGACATCTTCGCGAAACGTTTCGAGCAGGAGGTCAAAATGGGTCGTCTGACACGGACACCCTCAGCAAAGGTGCGAGGCCGTTTGCTCGTCGACTTGCTGCAGGGTGTGCAGCTTCGCGCCAAGGTTGGCATCACTCGCCAAGAGCTGCTGAGAGACGTCCGAAGCTATGTGCCTCTGATCCTTGGGGAGCAACCCTAACGCACGTCTCGGGAAAGCGTTAGAAGGACAACTGCGCAATTGCTAGGCACTCATTAAGCTCAGATAAGTCTCGGGAAGTCGGCTTGTCGTCAGCAACCAGTCCCGAAATAACGTTTGGTGAGTTTCGTAACAGGCTCGGAACGTCTTCTGCCGCGCGGGCCAGCGGGCGTAGGCTGGCAGGAAAGCGGGATGAGGGTCCGGGAGAAACCGAGGGGGGTTCTCCCGGCGCGCCGCGCGGGCAAAGAAAACGGTCATCCCGGACAACTGCCGGGATGACCCATACGGATAAGTCTGTTACGTTATGCTGCCTGATCGAATGCGGGCTTCCGGAGAGGGGATGCTGTTAATTTCTTGCTTCCCTTCTCTCTCTTCTTCGAAGAACGCCTGGGCTTCTCTGACATGGGAGCGAAGAGAGCGCCAGCTTTCTCTAACCAATCCGTCTGTTCGCCTAACGGAAAGGCTCGATGTTCGGTCAGAAGCAACCGCAACAGGAACGCGGGTAGCTTTTCATCGACACACACGATCAACGCTTCGGTGAGAACTTCGTCGTCGGTTCTGCCGTGATTCTCACCGTCCGGCATGTAGTGTCCCGCAGCCTCTTCAAACAAGCCGTACGGCGCATCATTGAGAAGGATCTGAATGACAAGTCGCAACTGATCCGGAGTGAAGACCAGCGGCGCGTGTTCCACGATTCGTTCCAACGTAGCGACCCGCGCGTGATACGCTTCCTCGCGACGCTTGGCTTCTGCCTCGTACTCTTTCTGTTCCCGTTCAAAGGCATCTTCCCGTTCAACACGCCTCCGTTCCGCTTCTGCGTCGTACGCAAGCCATCGTCGTTCGTTCTCCTCTTCCCTGGCCTGCCGCTCTTCGTCCGTCTCATCATCCACCGCAGGAGCGGCGACTGGCGCAGGATGTTCCGCATGTTCTTTGGCGATACGCGCAGCGGTGGTGGGGTCATGCACAGGGCATTGGTTGTCCGTGCAGACCATGACCGTGTTTCCGATGCCACGCCCGTAGACGATGAGCGCAGTACGCGTCGTGTTGCAGGGGAGGTCGGCATCGGGGTTATCGGGAAGATCGAGCATGCGATAGGCGTTCTTGTTCAATGCACCCGGCTTCTGTTGCTGTGGAGGACGCAACGAGGTTTCGATCTGCACGAGACCGGGACGATCCACCAACACCGCAGCGATGTGGGCTGTGACCTTGGACTGATAGCAGGCACTATCAAGGCATTGGTCGCCGGATACGTCCGCGAAGAGGCTGGTGTTGTAGCCGCTGCGCTTTGGGCAAGTGAGACAGGCACCCGCTTCCACATTGAGGGCGATGTCTTCACGATCAAACGGGGCGTCGGCAAGATCGAGAAAGAGATTGTCGGCGATCCATGCATCGAGATGCCGCACGGGTAAGAGATGAGCTTCGTTGTCCTGCCAGTCCTTGCGCCAGCAGTTGTGAAAGGCATCGGCCTGATGTTCCTCGGGCAGACGCGCAATCGCGTTGGCGTGACTGGCGGTGATGCGTTCCTCCACAAAGGCCTGTGCGACTTCGGGGATGAGTTTGAGGAGGGAGAGACGAGCATAGACGTGGCTCTCACTCTTGCCCGTTTTAGCAGCAACTGCGGAGACGTCATAGCCGGGAACGTCCAACAACCGGTCGAAGCCGCGCGCTTCCTCATAGGGATGCACGTCGACGCGTTGCGCGTTTTCGACGACCTGCCATTCGATGGTTTGGGTGTCGGTGAGTTCCTTGATGTGAACCGGAATGGTGAACTGTTCTGCAAGCAACGACCCACGAAAGCGATGCGCACCGGCGACGAGTTCGAAGCGATTACCCTTGGGACGAACCACGATGGGTTGAATGACACCATGCTCACGGATGGAAGCGGCAAGTTCCGCGAGCTTGCTTTCGTCGAAGGTCTGGCGCGGGTTGGTGGTGGATTCGTCGATGAGATCGAGAGCGAGGTACTGAAAGGCGCTGCTGTTCTGCATGATGCCCTCCTTGGGCGGTGGGTGATGACAGAGGACGGAGCGGCACACGATGGGGCTGCGTTCCGCTCCAAGGGAGCGGACTAGCCGAGGATGCACTGGCCCGTGAAGGCTTCGAGGAAGTGCTGTTCGCGCAGGTTGATGTCCCACTGCTTCGCGAAACTCTCATGCTGCTGGTGAAGGTGTGCGACGTAGATATACCGGCCCTCGCGGGTATCGCGACTCCACTGCTCGATCCCCACGTAGTCGTTGCGCCAGTAGAAGGGGTCGAGATGCGGGCCACCCGCGAAGCCAAGTTCAAAACACATCTCCGGGTCACGCATGGGGTCACCGTTCTGTTCGCCGTAGTGCGCAACGGAGACACACGGCAGACCACATGGCCCGGACTCATCGGTGGCTTCGATGACGAGTTCCATGTAGGGCGGATTTGCGATCTTGAGGTAGAGGCTGGGTCGCCAGCCTCCACCTTTCTGGAGGAGTTCGAGGAGGGTCTTCATGCAGCCACCTCCTCGCTCGTTACGTCGGTAACGGCTTGCTTGTCTGCGACGTCAACCGTAGGCTCCAGTGCCGCGAGGATGAGGCTCGATGTCTGTTGAATGACTTCAAGCGATTCCGCAAGAAGGGACGCATTGCCCTGATAGAGCTGGATGTAATCGGCAGAGGCGTTGCCGTTGACCAGACCCACGGCCTTGCCCACCACAAAAGCCACGGCCTCGGCTTCTAGTTCGCGGATGGCCCGCGTGGTCGCGGTACGCCGGTCGGCCTGATGCAGAAGTTCATGCGCTGTTTCATGCACCAGCGTCGAGAACTCTTCCGCCTTGGATTGTCCGGGAAGCAGGGCGATACGACCGCCATAGCTTGTTCCCAGCGCAGGTGCAATTTGTTCCGAGTAAGAAACGGCAATTCCCTTGCCTTTGAGGAAGGCAATCAGACGGTCGATGTTCTCTCCGGGATCACCACTTACTTCGTTCAAACTCGGTAAGTCGACACCTTCCGTCTGCGAAACATCGAAGACATAGAGATTGCGGAAGCCAAGCGGAACCCGTTCATTCTGTTTGGTGATGTCCTTCTCGGCTTCGCTGTCCTTCTTGCGGCGCACGCCCACGATGGGACCAAGGATGCGAATCCCCTTCGCTCCAGACTTCACGGAGCGTCCAAGGTTCTTCCACGTCCAGAAGCCAGCGACGCGCGTCGCGGTCGGCATCTGTCGTGCAATCTCCAGGACGTTGCCGAAGGAGTAGGTATGAAACCGCCCCATCGCGGTGAGGTAGTGGGTTAAGACGTCAGAATGTCCTGCTTCCAACTGCTCAATCAAGAGCTTGATGTTGGCGGTGATGAGTTCCTGTTTGGTGAGGGGCTTCTTACTGTCGATGGTGGCGAGATTGTCGGTGTTGCGGCTCATGGTGTTTTGCTCCTTGCTTTGGCTTTTGCACTTCCGCGTAGAAACGCGGCATGCATATGCCGAACGCCCACGTGGCGAACGGCGGGGCGGCAAGGTGCAAGGGGAGGGGTCTCTCCCATCCTTGGAGCGAAATGAAGTGGAGCGGAAAGGACGAAGCGCAGCGAAGGTCTGCACAAGCGCTAGCGCGGAAGACTGGGGATACCCCTTGCGCCGCGCCAGGGCGGAGCCCTCAGCAAGGTTTGGTTTCGACTACCGTGCGCGTGAGCGCACAACAACTTAAAGGGAGGACGTTGCGGGAAGGAACAGCCCGCAGAGGTGGGAAGCGAAGATCCTGAAATGGTCGCAGCGAGGGAGGAGACCTCCTCCCTCGAATTTCCTGCGATTGAGGTACGGCCTGCTTTTGAACGAAGAGTTGCGCGTTCGAGGGCTTTGCTAGATCTCTATTTTTCTACGACGGGAATCGATAGAGGATCTCACTGATATGGAAGTGTTCCCCCGGCTATGGATACTGACCTCCAATCAGCTCACGCGAGTCGCTGTGACGTCTCTTGCACGAGCGATTGCAGCAACTCAGAAACGTTGGAGTGATGGGCGAGCGCGGCGCTCTGCCCTGCCCAAAGGGGGAGGAGATCTGCTCTACCGGCTTTCTGTGCTGGGAGAGCCAAGCTGCGCACAAGCGAGCGTTGTAAGGGATATGGCAGTATCTCTGCACCCGAGCGATTCACAGTGCGAAGGAGTTCATTGCTGACTCCTCGCGCGAGTCGACCGGTGAATCCTCGCGTCAAAGCGGTATGCCCAGCCTCGCCGTGAAGAATCAATTCGCGGTGGACAGGTGGAGCTCCCGATTCCTCGGTCGCCAGAAACACCGTCCCCATCTGCACGCCCTCCGCGCCCAAAGCGAACGCTGCCGAAATTCCCCTTGCATCCGCGATACCTCCAGCGGCTACAACAGGAACACTAACCGCATCGACAGTCTGCGGCAGAAGCGAGAACGTGCCGGTCAACGAATCTTCGGCTGATCTCAGAAACGAACCGCGATGCCCTCCTGCCTCAAAACCGGAAGCCACGACAATGTCTACGCCCGCTTCTTCAAGAGCAACCGCCTCCTGGGGTGTCGTGGCAGTGCCGAGCAAAACAATCCCTCGCCTTTTCGCTTCGTCCATGATCTCTTTTGGCGGGACGCCAGTGATGAATGAGATTGCGGGCACATTGGCGTCGAGAAGTACACGTGCCTGATCTTCGAACCGAACCGGCTTGAACGGTGTAAAGGTTGGCAGAGTCCCCCCAACGGCTTCAATATGGGGTGCGAGGTGCGCGAGAGCGCGATGGAACGCAGCCGCATCCGAAGTACGCGCTCCTTCATCTTCGGTGGAAACCCACAGGTTAATCGCGAACGGTCGCGTCGTCAGAGAGCGAATCTCTGCAACGACATCTCCGATTGCACTCGGTTCAAAGCCATGCGTTCCGAAGGATCCGAGCCCCCCGAAGTTCGAGACCGCAGCGGTGAGTCGTTGTGTTGAGAGGCCACCGAAGGGGCCTTGAATGATTGGGTACTTAATCCCCAGGATCTCAGAGACGCGAGTTTGGTTCCATTTTGTGACCACTATGTATTCCTCTGGATAGGGACGAGAACGAGTGTGCCGCCCCTTCTCTTTTAAACGATGAAGGTAATTTCAGACAGCGCGAGCTTCATCCGGGAAGCTCGCTACATGTGGATCGTTTTTTGTTTGCTTCGCATGTTCAGCTTCCTTTGTCTCGCTATCAATTGGAGGAGGGTCGTTTTAAATCGCAAGGAGAGGCTAGAAAACCAGATTTTGGACCGGCTCTGAGTGCGGGGTGATGTTGCGATTGGCAGTATCCAATGCATGAACGACGCGTGACCCTATCCGATTGAATAACGCTCCCATCATCAACAACGCGCTGGTTAGGAGAAAGACGAACCGCATTCCGAGATGAGCACCGATGGCACCTCCCATGAGCGGCCCGAGTACCTGTCCCGCATACTGCGAAGATTGGAGGTAGCCGATAACCCTCCCTAAAGCATGTTCGGGGACGGCGTGTTTGATGACCTTTGCAACAGATGGCAGCAATCCAGCAAGAGACATCCCCAGCAAGAATCGAAGACCTGCCAGTTGCCACCAGTCGGTCACAAAGGCTTGCGGAATCAATGTCAGGCTGGCTGCCACAAGGCAGTAGGCGATCATTTTCCAACCGCCAATGCGATCTGCAATGCGGCCCAAACGTGGCGCCAACAAGACACTGCCGAATGCAGAAGCGGCCATGATCATACCTGCGTCGAAGACGACCTGATTGCGACCTACGTGCAGCTCCTGCAGATAGACGGTGACGATTGGTTCTATCGACATATTCGACAGCAGCACCAGCATTGCCGTAGCGAGCATAGAAACAACCGTGATTCGCAGGGATTTGGTCCACTCCATACGCTGGCGTGTTTCGCGGCTCGGCATCGCGCTGCGATCTTCTCTTACCAACAAGATCGTTGCTACAGCAGCAACGGCGATCACTCCTCCCGCGGCAAAGAATGTCTGCCGAATGCCGATAAATCCAGGAAGTATACCTCCGACAAGAGGGCCGATCAGATTTCCGGCCAAAGATCCGGTGGAGAGTATGCCCAGCGCCCATCCTGCCCGCTGTCGAGGAGCCTGGGTCGCGATGAGCACCATTGCCGAAGACGAATAGCCACCAATCAATCCCGCAAGCAGTCGCAACAAAACCAATTGATAGACGTTGTGAGCGAGACCGATCGTAGACATGACGATTGCCATGCCGATTGCGGCCCGTACAAGCATTGGTTTGCGACCAAACCGATCGCTGAGATGGCCCCAAAGAGGAGCAGTCAATCCCGTTCCCAGAAACGTTGCCCCAAAGGCTAAGCCTGACCACTGAACAATCGACGCAGTTCCCTTTGCGCCAAGCTGCTCCACGTAGATGGGGAGGAAAGGAAGCAGGAGAGTCAGGCTCACCAAGGTTGTAAAGGAACCGAAGATACACACCACGAGGTTCTGCTTCCAATACTTCTCATTTCGAAGTGCGTAAGACGTATGAGCAGTACCGCTTGGATCTGTCGCGAGCCTCACTGCTTCGGCTTGTGGACGGTCATCGACCGAACGTTTTGTCACAGACGTCCTCATTCTTTCCACTGACCCTATAGATTCAAAAGCGTATCGATCCGATCCGTCGTATGTTCCAATCGGATTGATAGGGAGGACCTCTCAATGGAACTGAGACATCTGCGTTATTTCAGAGCCGTTGTGGAATGTAATGGCTACCGAAAGGCAGCGCAGCAGCTGCATATCGCTCAGCCTTCGATCAGTGAGGCGGTCTCAGATCTTGAAGAAGAGCTCGGCTTGAAACTCTTCTCTCGAGCGAATCGAATGGCACGACTCACACCGGAAGGCGAAATCTTCTATACGGATACAGTCCGCATCCTCCAGCAGGCAGAGGACGCAGTTGTAACCGCGAAGCGAGCGGCCCAAGGCAAGGTTGGCCGACTCTCAATCGGCTTTATAGGTTCCGCAACGCTTTCTTTTCTGCCTGACCTGATACGTAGGTATAAGTTGGAATATCCCGATGTGAGGCTGGAGTTGAAGGATCTCTATCCTGTGGAGCTTGATGACGCACTCGATCATGGCGCGATTGACATCGCGATTACGCGTTCGCTCTCTCTAGAACGCAGTAAAAAATTCCAATCACGCGTACTGCTTCGCGATCCACTCGTTGCGGTGCTTCCCCTATCGCGATCGCTGAAAAAGAAGACCATCCGACTTGCAGACCTCGCTAATGAACGGTTCCTACTTTTCAATAGGCGCGGAGCACCTGGTGTGTTTGACATGATCGTCGGTGCCTGCAGGTCGGAAGGATTCTCTCCTCACGTGGAGAATGAGCCAAATTCGATGCAGACGATCCTTTCCCTGGTGGAGGCAGAGGAAGGAGTCGCCATTGTTCCCGCTTCAACAAGCAACCTCAGATCCAACGGTGTTCAGTTCGTTCGCCTTGCACCAAACAACCTCTATCTTGATCTGATCGCTGCATGGCCAACCGACGAACCCTCAATCGTTCTTCGATCATTTCTCGAGTTCCTCAATCGCAACAGCGACCTGATTCGGAAGAAAGCTGAACTGGGACGAAGAGCCACGGACGCAAAACAATCGGTTGCTCAAATTTGAAGGGGGAAGTAGCTCACCACGTGGGTTCGCGTCCGTCATCGCTTTGCTCTTGGCCCGACGCGGAACATGGCCTAGACTGGGCTAGCCGAAGCATTTGAGATGGGATAACGGCCAACACTCTTCAAAAGAAGGGGCAAGGCTTAGTGAAGCTTCTTCGCACATTTTCGGTTTGTCTTTTTCTCCTGTGGGTCGTAACAGAAGCTAAAGCGCTCAACCCAGATCGCGATATCCATCAGTTAGCTCATAGGTCGTGGACTGAAAAAGAAGGATATCCCGGTCGAGCGGAGGCGCTGGCTCAAACCGCAGACGGCTTCCTATGGATAGGCACCGATGATGGACTCTTTCGATTCGATGGGGTTCGCTTCGAACGATACGTCCCGGTGTCGGGGGATCGGCTATCCGCAGGTCCGATACGAGCATTACATGCCTTCCCCGACGGAAGCCTATGGATCACGTATCGATTCGAGTACAAAATTTGCGTTCTACGGAATGGCGCTCTTCGGTGCTACGGCGAAGAGGAAGGCGTAACGTCGAATCCCACGACGATAGTTCAGGACCACAGCGGCGCCATTTGGGCGAACACGGAAGCTGGATTGTTGCGATTGGCTGGCACTCGCTGGGAGCACATCGGTAAGGCTTGGGAATTTCCGGAATACGTACCTAGCTTCTCTTCAGAAGCACTATTCGTAGATAGGGAAGGAACCCTCTGGGTGGGTGTCAACCACACCATCCTCTATCTCGAGAAGGGTACGAGGCGGTTCAAACCGACCGGAGTGTACGCAGGACTCTCAATTCAGATCGCTGAGGCGCCCGATGGCACCTTATGGGTATCAGACGTCCTGAGCTACGTTCGCGAAATCAGTAAATCCATAAGCACTATCTCTGCCTCCACGGCGAGATGCGAGGCCACGACACCAAGAGGGACGCCTCTCCAATGTCCGACCGACGACCAGTTCGTGGTGAAGATTAAAGCACCAGACAATCTTCTCTTCGACCGCAACGGAAGCCTTTGGGTAGCGACAGATTCTTCCGGGGTCGCACGCGTCTCACACTCCGCGTCGATGAAGGCCTGGTCGACCTTAAAGGCAAGCAAAGACTTTCAGACTTTCACTTCCAAGGATGGCCTAAGTGCTGATTCCTGCACGCCAATACTTGAGGACCACGAAGGAAATATCTGGGTTGCCACACAGCGCGGGCTAGACCAATTCCACGATACGGCGTTGGTCCCGGTTCCACTGCCGTCCTCGTTATATCGGGTCGCAACAGCGCCCGCGGACAACGGAAGTATCTGGGTAGTCGGAAGTTGGGCATACGTAGCAAAGATTGACGGAGAATTGAATGATCCATCGTGGATGCCCACCGACGCCTTCAAACTTTATCGAGATCAGACTGGAGCGACTTGGCTACTGGGCAGTTCCCTTGCTCGCTGGAATGGCAACAAATTCCAGGACGTAGTCAAGGCTCCGTTTAGCAGCAATAGCGGTGGACCGGGTATGTGGAATGTGGCACGAGACAGCGCTGGAACTCTCTGGGCGTTTGCTCACAAGTACGGTTTTTTCTCGCTGGAACATGACCATTGGAAACCTTGGATTACACCCACGAAGGTCACGGAGCAGAGGGTCGCAACGATGTTTTCCGATAGCGTCGGACGCGTATGGGTGTCAACCTACGAAGGCGACATCCTGACCATGAATAAGGGAACCATCGTGGACTATTCCGATAGTTCCGACAAGCCCAGGA of the Terriglobus sp. TAA 43 genome contains:
- a CDS encoding sensor histidine kinase, whose protein sequence is MKLLRTFSVCLFLLWVVTEAKALNPDRDIHQLAHRSWTEKEGYPGRAEALAQTADGFLWIGTDDGLFRFDGVRFERYVPVSGDRLSAGPIRALHAFPDGSLWITYRFEYKICVLRNGALRCYGEEEGVTSNPTTIVQDHSGAIWANTEAGLLRLAGTRWEHIGKAWEFPEYVPSFSSEALFVDREGTLWVGVNHTILYLEKGTRRFKPTGVYAGLSIQIAEAPDGTLWVSDVLSYVREISKSISTISASTARCEATTPRGTPLQCPTDDQFVVKIKAPDNLLFDRNGSLWVATDSSGVARVSHSASMKAWSTLKASKDFQTFTSKDGLSADSCTPILEDHEGNIWVATQRGLDQFHDTALVPVPLPSSLYRVATAPADNGSIWVVGSWAYVAKIDGELNDPSWMPTDAFKLYRDQTGATWLLGSSLARWNGNKFQDVVKAPFSSNSGGPGMWNVARDSAGTLWAFAHKYGFFSLEHDHWKPWITPTKVTEQRVATMFSDSVGRVWVSTYEGDILTMNKGTIVDYSDSSDKPRSFIKAFAERSPQRIWGGDADGLLMIEQDQFRRMNPLGVSTLGDVTGIVDAGSHGVWLNTARGVIHISAEEVEHALADRSYHFRFERFDSDDGIPGRFESVYPYPKAIQGTDGRIWFTATKGVAWIDPRTTPPKNTLPPPVSILSVSADNSSHLQFADLRFPAHTANLRIDYTALSLSIPERVRFRYQLEGVDRGLQNVDTRRQAFYTNLGPGDYKFRVLACNNDGVWNEVGAVLTFAIAPAFYQTAWFLSCCALAFLLLIYAAYLFRIGQLKSQFAATLEARVDERTRIARDLHDTLLQSFNALLLRIQTVSNVLPDKPDEAKRRVEAALEQASEAVAEGRDTLNELRTRSVKTADLDQAIANFAKELSNSSSEEAFPEIRVQVEGTPVPMNPIVRDEVYRIVTEALRNAIQHADAKRIDVQIRYDAHRLRARIGDNGKGIDPSVMTHHKDGHWGLIGMKERAKLVGGTLEVWSQLNVGTEIELTVQL
- a CDS encoding LysR substrate-binding domain-containing protein, whose translation is MELRHLRYFRAVVECNGYRKAAQQLHIAQPSISEAVSDLEEELGLKLFSRANRMARLTPEGEIFYTDTVRILQQAEDAVVTAKRAAQGKVGRLSIGFIGSATLSFLPDLIRRYKLEYPDVRLELKDLYPVELDDALDHGAIDIAITRSLSLERSKKFQSRVLLRDPLVAVLPLSRSLKKKTIRLADLANERFLLFNRRGAPGVFDMIVGACRSEGFSPHVENEPNSMQTILSLVEAEEGVAIVPASTSNLRSNGVQFVRLAPNNLYLDLIAAWPTDEPSIVLRSFLEFLNRNSDLIRKKAELGRRATDAKQSVAQI